A single genomic interval of Balaenoptera musculus isolate JJ_BM4_2016_0621 chromosome 14, mBalMus1.pri.v3, whole genome shotgun sequence harbors:
- the TMEM211 gene encoding transmembrane protein 211 yields MVGSVWAALGLSLTCISALSLISPAWFQTTTFSFGVLTYCSWPQGNSWNQSCGTFRSLDDIPDFAWKVSAVTLLGGWLLLAFNAILFLSWALAPKGLCPRRGSGPMPGLQATAAIATIVGLLVFPISLASPFAKEACLASSVYHSGQCRLGWGYVTAIFHAVLASLLPMFRWLHVTEVQRRTILFSSDTDSIILVPEMSK; encoded by the exons ATGGTGGGCAGCGTGTGGGCAGCTCTGGGGCTTTCCCTAACCTGCATCTCAGCCCTCAGCCTCATCTCTCCTGcctggttccagaccaccacctTCTCCTTTGGTGTCCTCACCTACTGCTCCTGGCCTCAGGGTAACAGCTGGAACCAGAGCTGTGGGACCTTCAGGTCCCTGGATGATATTCCTGACTTTGCCTGGAAG GTCTCAGCTGTGACGCTCCTTGGAGGCTGGCTCCTACTGGCCTTCAATGCAATTCTCTTCCTGTCCTGGGCCTTAGCCCCCAAAGGGCTGTGCCCAAGGAGGGGCAGTGGCCCAATGCCAGGGCTGCAGGCAACAGCAG CCATCGCCACCATTGTGGGCCTGCTGGTTTTCCCGATCAGCTTGGCCTCCCCATTTGCCAAGGAAGCCTGCTTAGCCTCCTCTGTGTACCACAGTGGTCAGTGCCGGCTGGGCTGGGGCTATGTGACTGCCATCTTCCACGCAGTCCTGGCCAGCCTCCTGCCCATGTTCAGGTGGCTCCACGTGACCGAGGTCCAGCGGAGGACCATCCTCTTCTCCAGTGACACTGACAGCATCATCCTCGTGCCagaaatgagcaaataa